A window of the Budorcas taxicolor isolate Tak-1 chromosome 10, Takin1.1, whole genome shotgun sequence genome harbors these coding sequences:
- the KATNBL1 gene encoding KATNB1-like protein 1, translating to MASETHNVKKRNFCNNTEDHSIDLPRKRISNFTNKNMKEVKKSPKQLAAYITRTVGQAVKSPDKLRKVIYRRKKVHHPIQNPCYRKKQSPKSGGCVMANKENELACAGHLPEKLRHESRTYLINSSDSGSSQTESPSSKYSGFFSEVSQDHEAMAQVLFSRNLRLNVALTFWRKRSISELVAYLVRIEDLGVVVDCLPVLTNSLQEEKQYISLGCCVDLLPLVKSLLKSRFEEYIIVGLNWLQAVIKRWWSELSSKTEVVNDGNIQILKQQLSGLWEQENHLTLVPGYTGNIAKDVDAYLLQLH from the exons ATGGCATCTGAAACCCACAATGTTAAAAAACGCAACTTTTGTAATAATACTGAGGATCATTCCATTGATCTTCCTAGAAAAAGGATCTCTAATTTCACTAATAAGAACATGAAGGAG GTTAAGAAATCTCCAAAACAGTTGGCTGCTTACATAACTAG AACAGTTGGACAAGCTGTGAAAAGCCCAGATAAACTACGTAAGGTGATCTATAGAAGAAAGAAAGTTCATCATCCTATTCAAAATCCTTGTTACAGAAAAAAGCAGTCCCCTAAAAGTGGGGGCTGTGTCAtggcaaataaagaaaatgaactggCTTGTGCAGGCCACCTCCCTGAAAAATTACGGCATGAGAGTCGAACATATTTGATTAACTCCAGTGATTCTGGTTCTTCACAGACAGAAAGCCCATCATCAAAATATAGTGGCTTTTTTTCTGAG gtttctcaggaccaTGAAGCAATGGCACAGGTTTTGTTCAGCAGGAATTTGAGACTGAATGTAGCTTTAACTTTCTGGAGAAAGAGAAGTATTAGTGAACTTGTAGCATATTTAGTAAG GATAGAGGACCTTGGAGTTGTGGTAGATTGCCTTCCCGTGCTTACCAATAG tttacagGAGGAAAAACAGTATATCTCACTTGGCTGCTGTGTAGATTTGTTGCCTCTAGTAAAGTCACTACTTAAAAGCAGATTTGAAGA ATATATAATAGTTGGTTTAAATTGGCTTCAAGCAGTCATAAAAAGGTGGTGGTCAGAACTGTCATCCAAAACAGAAGTTGTGAATGATGG aaatattcagattttaaaacagCAATTAAGTGGGTTGTGGGAGCAGGAAAACCATCTTACTTTGGTTCCAGGATATACTGGTAATATAGCCAAG GATGTAGATGCTTATTTATTACAGTTGCATTGA